The Nitrospira sp. genome contains a region encoding:
- the proB gene encoding glutamate 5-kinase, which translates to MRDELLRQAKRVVIKIGSSLVASRESGLSAERIERLAGEIAEVRAQGREVLVVSSGAVVSGIKKLGLREYPKSLPLKQAAAAVGQSLLMWAYEKAFERLTLRVAQVLLTHEDLADRRRFLNARHTLTTLIKFGVIPIINENDTVAVEEIRVGDNDTLAAQVAHLVDADLLIILSDVDGLFTVDPRKDPTAALIPLIPEITEDIEQRAGMSSTFEGTGGMATKVRAAKKVGEYGVATLILNGTRTRLLPDVLSGQPGGSLFLARERRMNSRKHWIAFTLRPRGHVQLDQGAVEALVRNGKSLLASGILDITGHFEAGDPVTCAGPDGKECAKGLVNFSSEILARIKGLKTADIQKIPGLQEYEEVIHRDNLVIL; encoded by the coding sequence GTGCGAGACGAACTCCTAAGACAAGCCAAGCGCGTCGTCATCAAGATCGGGAGCAGCCTGGTCGCCTCGCGTGAATCGGGCCTGAGCGCCGAGCGCATCGAGCGCCTTGCCGGCGAAATCGCCGAGGTCCGGGCGCAGGGACGCGAGGTTCTGGTCGTCTCGTCCGGTGCGGTCGTGTCCGGCATCAAGAAGCTCGGGCTGCGCGAATACCCGAAAAGCCTGCCGCTCAAACAGGCCGCTGCTGCGGTCGGCCAAAGCCTCCTCATGTGGGCCTACGAGAAGGCCTTCGAACGCCTCACGCTCCGCGTCGCCCAGGTGCTACTGACCCATGAAGACCTCGCCGATCGGCGACGGTTTCTCAACGCCCGGCACACCCTGACAACCCTGATCAAGTTCGGGGTGATTCCGATCATCAACGAGAACGATACCGTCGCGGTCGAGGAAATTCGCGTGGGGGACAACGATACCCTGGCGGCGCAAGTCGCCCACCTTGTGGATGCGGATTTGCTGATCATTCTCTCGGACGTCGACGGGCTCTTCACCGTGGACCCACGGAAGGATCCGACGGCCGCCTTGATTCCGCTGATCCCCGAGATTACGGAAGACATCGAACAACGGGCCGGCATGTCGTCCACCTTCGAAGGCACCGGCGGCATGGCCACTAAAGTACGCGCAGCCAAAAAGGTGGGGGAATACGGCGTCGCCACCCTGATTCTCAATGGAACTCGGACAAGACTCCTTCCGGACGTGCTGTCCGGGCAACCCGGCGGCAGCCTGTTTCTCGCCCGTGAACGACGCATGAACAGTCGCAAACACTGGATCGCGTTTACTCTGCGCCCCCGCGGCCATGTGCAGCTGGATCAAGGCGCCGTCGAGGCGCTGGTACGGAACGGCAAAAGCCTCCTGGCATCGGGCATCCTCGACATTACCGGTCATTTCGAGGCCGGCGACCCGGTGACCTGCGCCGGTCCTGACGGGAAAGAATGCGCCAAGGGCCTCGTCAACTTCTCCTCGGAAATCCTGGCTCGAATCAAGGGGCTCAAGACGGCCGACATCCAAAAAATCCCCGGTCTTCAGGAGTATGAAGAGGTCATTCACCGCGACAACCTGGTGATCCTCTAG
- the obgE gene encoding GTPase ObgE, translating to MSTFVDQVQILVKAGHGGNGACSFRREKFVPRGGPDGGDGGHGGSVVVEATTRLSTLLDLRYQKHYEAEKGETGGGSNCHGRRGADVRIPVPVGTMVFDENTQELLADLTKDGESHVIAKGGQGGRGNTQFATSTNRVPTQFEPGTPGEERLLRLDLKLLADVGLVGYPNAGKSTLIAAVSAARPKIADYPFTTLTPNLGVVRWTGEQTFVIADIPGLIEGAHEGKGLGFQFLRHIERTSLLLHVIDISEWATEDPVSSLEIMRHELTAYDDALTARPFAVVGTKLDVKGEGERLERLRKYCQRRKIPFFAISAATREGLDECIRYMGQQVELLRKTPCETNS from the coding sequence ATGTCTACCTTTGTCGATCAAGTCCAAATCCTGGTGAAGGCCGGTCACGGCGGCAACGGCGCCTGCAGCTTTCGACGGGAAAAGTTTGTCCCTCGCGGCGGCCCTGACGGCGGTGACGGTGGTCACGGCGGCAGCGTCGTGGTCGAAGCCACCACTCGCCTCAGCACCCTGCTGGATCTTCGTTACCAAAAACATTACGAGGCCGAAAAAGGCGAGACCGGAGGAGGCAGCAACTGCCACGGACGCCGGGGCGCCGACGTGCGCATTCCCGTCCCGGTCGGCACCATGGTGTTCGACGAGAACACCCAGGAACTGCTGGCCGATCTCACCAAAGACGGCGAAAGCCACGTCATTGCCAAGGGTGGCCAGGGAGGCCGAGGCAACACCCAGTTTGCCACCTCAACCAACCGGGTGCCGACACAATTCGAGCCGGGCACTCCCGGCGAAGAACGATTACTTCGACTCGATCTCAAGCTCCTGGCCGATGTCGGATTAGTCGGCTATCCGAACGCCGGAAAATCGACACTCATCGCCGCCGTGTCCGCCGCTCGCCCCAAAATTGCCGATTACCCCTTCACCACCCTGACGCCCAACCTGGGCGTGGTACGGTGGACCGGCGAGCAGACCTTTGTCATCGCCGATATTCCAGGATTGATCGAAGGGGCACATGAAGGCAAGGGGCTGGGATTTCAGTTTCTGCGCCACATCGAGCGAACCAGCCTGCTACTCCATGTGATCGACATTTCAGAATGGGCCACCGAGGACCCGGTCTCGAGCCTGGAAATCATGCGCCACGAACTGACCGCCTACGATGACGCGCTGACGGCGCGCCCCTTTGCCGTAGTGGGCACGAAACTCGACGTCAAGGGAGAAGGTGAGCGGCTCGAACGGCTCCGGAAGTACTGTCAGCGACGCAAGATTCCATTTTTTGCGATTTCGGCCGCCACGCGAGAAGGACTGGACGAGTGCATACGCTACATGGGCCAGCAAGTGGAACTGCTTCGGAAAACTCCGTGCGAGACGAACTCCTAA
- the rpmA gene encoding 50S ribosomal protein L27 codes for MATNKGGGSTRNGRDSNPQYLGVKAYGGETIKAGSIIVRQRGTKFFPGLNVGLGRDHTLYAYVSGVVKFEGGRGRQKVSVYPVTAKA; via the coding sequence ATGGCAACAAACAAAGGCGGCGGTTCGACAAGGAACGGCCGTGACAGTAACCCACAATACCTCGGTGTCAAGGCCTATGGCGGAGAGACGATCAAGGCAGGCTCCATCATTGTGCGCCAGCGGGGAACGAAGTTTTTCCCGGGCCTCAACGTCGGTTTGGGCCGGGATCACACCCTCTATGCCTATGTGTCCGGTGTCGTGAAGTTCGAAGGTGGCCGCGGCCGTCAGAAGGTCAGCGTCTATCCCGTCACAGCGAAGGCCTGA
- the rplU gene encoding 50S ribosomal protein L21, which translates to MYAIIETGGKQYRVETGTVLQVESLPGDVGHSVQIDKVKLLHGEGGLVVGQPVVAGATVTAEIIRQGRTRSITVFKKHRRKNYRRTRGHRQGFTQLRVTGIETK; encoded by the coding sequence ATGTACGCTATTATCGAGACAGGCGGAAAACAGTATCGAGTGGAAACCGGAACCGTACTCCAAGTGGAGTCACTTCCTGGTGATGTCGGGCACTCTGTGCAGATCGACAAGGTCAAGCTGCTGCACGGCGAGGGCGGACTGGTAGTCGGCCAGCCGGTGGTAGCGGGAGCGACCGTCACAGCGGAAATCATCCGCCAGGGTCGCACCAGATCCATTACGGTCTTCAAGAAACACCGTCGCAAGAATTATCGCCGTACCAGAGGCCACCGGCAGGGCTTTACGCAGCTGCGGGTCACTGGGATCGAAACGAAGTAA
- a CDS encoding branched-chain amino acid transaminase, with the protein MLQTSEKIWMDGKFVAWADAQVHVLTHSLHYGLAAFEGIRCYKGKSGSAIFRLPEHVDRLFESAHIGLIEMPFDRKQITEAIVETVRVNRLEACYIRPLVYIGYGAMGLYPAENPIKVSIAAWKWGTYLGDEALSKGIRARVSSFTRHHVNVSMTRGKISGYYVNSILAKREVKADGYDEAIMLDPEGYVAEGTGENVFIVRRGVLKTTPLTSILEGITRNSIIQLAKERNIPVVEERFTRDEMYVAEEVFVTGTAAELTPVTEIDQRRIGSGKPGPVTQTLQKAFFDVVGGTDSAHRQWLTPV; encoded by the coding sequence ATGTTACAAACTAGCGAAAAAATATGGATGGATGGGAAGTTTGTGGCCTGGGCTGATGCGCAGGTTCATGTGCTCACGCATTCGCTTCACTACGGGTTGGCAGCTTTTGAGGGCATTCGCTGCTACAAGGGGAAGAGCGGGTCAGCTATTTTCAGGCTACCTGAGCACGTGGATCGTCTCTTTGAGTCCGCCCATATCGGCTTGATTGAAATGCCTTTCGATCGAAAACAAATCACGGAAGCGATAGTCGAGACCGTCCGAGTCAATCGGCTGGAGGCTTGTTACATTCGTCCGTTAGTGTATATCGGGTACGGTGCCATGGGGCTGTATCCGGCGGAGAATCCCATCAAGGTGAGTATCGCGGCCTGGAAATGGGGGACCTATCTGGGCGATGAGGCCTTGTCCAAGGGGATTCGAGCCAGAGTGTCATCCTTTACGCGTCACCATGTGAATGTCTCCATGACGCGCGGCAAAATCTCCGGCTATTACGTCAACTCCATTCTCGCCAAGCGGGAAGTGAAGGCTGATGGCTATGACGAAGCGATCATGCTGGATCCTGAGGGGTATGTTGCCGAGGGTACGGGAGAAAATGTGTTCATCGTGCGACGTGGCGTCTTGAAAACCACTCCATTGACCTCCATTCTCGAGGGAATTACGCGCAACTCCATCATCCAGTTGGCGAAGGAGCGTAATATCCCAGTGGTCGAGGAGCGCTTTACGCGCGATGAAATGTATGTGGCGGAAGAAGTCTTTGTCACCGGGACTGCGGCAGAACTCACCCCTGTGACGGAAATCGATCAGCGGCGCATCGGCAGCGGAAAGCCAGGGCCGGTCACGCAAACATTACAAAAAGCTTTTTTTGATGTGGTGGGCGGGACTGATTCCGCTCATCGGCAGTGGCTGACTCCCGTCTAG
- the secG gene encoding preprotein translocase subunit SecG, translated as MYTLLIIIHVIVCLLMIGAILLQSGKGAEIGAAFGGSSQTVFGSRGPANFLSKFTVITAFVFMFTSLSLAIIAKDRNFSSTVIDLNKKPAATTPSSTPAETTTTPAAESHSSGEGSH; from the coding sequence ATGTATACACTGCTCATCATCATTCATGTCATCGTCTGCCTGCTCATGATTGGAGCCATTCTGCTGCAATCCGGTAAGGGCGCTGAAATCGGTGCGGCATTCGGTGGCTCCAGCCAAACCGTATTCGGAAGCCGGGGGCCGGCTAACTTCCTGAGCAAGTTCACCGTTATCACCGCATTTGTCTTCATGTTCACCTCATTGTCGTTGGCCATCATCGCGAAGGACCGGAATTTCTCCTCCACAGTCATCGACCTGAATAAGAAACCGGCCGCTACAACGCCAAGTTCCACGCCGGCAGAAACCACAACAACCCCTGCCGCTGAATCCCATTCATCCGGCGAGGGTTCGCACTAG
- a CDS encoding triose-phosphate isomerase, with the protein MRTRFIVGNWKMNKTASEAGAFVHRLSEELTHHAGIQVGLTPPFTALHAVREALGPASSFLLGAQNLYWEDKGAFTGEVSGAMLKEIGCQFVLVGHSERRQYFGDQDSWTNKKVLAALRHGLQPILCVGETLQDRDSEQTDLVIQRQLRAGLAGIESQTLSTVTIAYEPVWAIGTGRAASPEQAVPVHQLVRKTLNELGGTDIGNTVRILYGGSVTPHNIADFLASEEIDGALVGGACLDPVSFATLAKVAIGSKPTTA; encoded by the coding sequence GTGAGAACTCGCTTCATCGTCGGTAACTGGAAAATGAATAAGACTGCCTCCGAAGCCGGGGCATTCGTTCATCGTCTGTCGGAGGAACTGACCCACCATGCCGGCATCCAGGTCGGCCTGACACCGCCGTTTACGGCGCTTCACGCCGTACGCGAGGCGCTAGGCCCTGCCTCGTCCTTTCTCCTCGGCGCGCAAAATCTCTATTGGGAAGATAAGGGAGCATTCACCGGCGAAGTGTCCGGGGCTATGCTGAAAGAGATTGGGTGCCAGTTTGTCCTCGTCGGCCATTCGGAGCGGCGACAGTATTTCGGAGACCAGGACAGCTGGACGAATAAAAAGGTTCTGGCCGCCCTCCGGCATGGCCTTCAACCGATTCTGTGCGTGGGAGAAACACTCCAGGATCGTGATTCAGAGCAGACCGACCTCGTCATTCAACGACAGCTACGTGCCGGACTTGCCGGGATCGAGTCACAAACGCTTTCAACCGTGACGATTGCCTATGAGCCAGTGTGGGCCATTGGAACCGGACGGGCTGCGTCACCGGAACAGGCGGTCCCAGTCCACCAACTCGTCCGCAAGACCCTCAACGAGCTGGGCGGAACGGACATAGGAAACACCGTCCGCATTCTGTACGGAGGGAGCGTCACACCGCATAATATCGCCGATTTTCTAGCATCCGAAGAAATCGACGGCGCACTGGTCGGCGGGGCTTGTTTAGACCCGGTCTCTTTTGCTACACTCGCCAAAGTCGCAATCGGGTCCAAACCCACCACGGCCTAA
- a CDS encoding phosphoglycerate kinase, which produces MRKRIIEDVQLRGKRVIIRADYNVPLDDSLQITDDTRIRSTLPTINRAVDEGAKVILCSHLGRPKGRFDPKFSLAPVAKRLQRLLGKEVIFAPDCIGAAVEGLVAKMQPGDVMLLENLRFHPEEEKNDDGFSKALASLADVYINDAFGAAHRAHASTVGITKYIPEAAAGYLLKKEIEYLEGAVENPVRPFVAILGGAKVSGKIGVIENLGKKVDKVIIGGGMAFTFLKAMGLEIGQSLVENDMLDFAKGVQDHAFSSGVKFYLPVDCVVAASREPGAETKIVPVQEIPKGWYGLDIGPASVKLFSEAVQDAKTILWNGPMGMFEIDAFARGTLAMAHSVANAYALTIVGGGETALAIHRAGESESISFISTGGGAALELLEGKTLPGLAALPNRPA; this is translated from the coding sequence ATTCGCAAACGAATCATCGAAGATGTCCAGCTTCGTGGGAAACGCGTGATCATTCGCGCCGACTACAACGTTCCGCTCGATGATTCATTGCAGATAACCGACGACACCAGAATTCGATCCACCCTTCCCACCATCAATCGTGCCGTTGATGAGGGAGCCAAGGTCATCCTCTGCTCCCACCTCGGCCGGCCAAAGGGCAGGTTCGATCCGAAATTCAGTCTGGCCCCCGTCGCAAAACGCCTTCAACGCCTGCTCGGCAAAGAAGTGATTTTCGCCCCGGACTGCATCGGAGCGGCTGTCGAAGGTCTCGTCGCCAAGATGCAGCCCGGCGACGTCATGCTGTTGGAAAATCTCCGTTTCCATCCGGAAGAAGAGAAGAATGACGACGGGTTTTCCAAGGCCTTGGCATCCCTCGCCGATGTGTACATCAATGACGCGTTCGGTGCCGCCCACCGGGCCCATGCCTCCACCGTCGGCATCACGAAATACATTCCTGAAGCCGCTGCCGGGTATCTGCTCAAGAAAGAAATCGAATATCTCGAAGGCGCCGTAGAAAATCCGGTTCGACCCTTCGTCGCAATTCTCGGCGGAGCCAAGGTGTCCGGGAAAATCGGCGTGATCGAGAACCTCGGGAAGAAAGTCGACAAAGTCATCATCGGCGGCGGTATGGCTTTTACCTTCCTCAAAGCCATGGGGCTGGAGATCGGCCAATCGCTGGTTGAAAACGACATGCTCGACTTCGCCAAGGGCGTGCAGGACCATGCCTTTTCAAGCGGCGTCAAATTCTATCTCCCGGTGGACTGTGTTGTCGCGGCCAGCCGCGAACCGGGGGCCGAAACCAAGATCGTTCCGGTTCAGGAAATTCCAAAAGGCTGGTACGGACTGGATATCGGCCCCGCCTCGGTCAAACTCTTCTCAGAGGCGGTTCAGGATGCCAAGACCATTCTCTGGAACGGTCCCATGGGCATGTTCGAAATCGATGCCTTTGCCAGAGGGACCCTTGCGATGGCCCATTCCGTCGCCAATGCCTACGCCTTGACCATCGTCGGGGGAGGCGAAACCGCCCTCGCAATCCATCGGGCCGGAGAATCCGAAAGTATCTCGTTCATTTCAACCGGCGGTGGAGCGGCGCTGGAATTACTCGAGGGGAAAACGCTTCCGGGACTCGCAGCCCTTCCCAACCGTCCGGCATAA
- the gap gene encoding type I glyceraldehyde-3-phosphate dehydrogenase translates to MTTRIGINGFGRIGRNVLRASLGDPSLEFVAINDLTDAKTLAYLLKYDSVHGTLDASVEAKDDQLIIDGKAIKVLAVRDPKELPWKALGVEIVVESTGHFTDREGAGKHLSAGAKTVIISAPAKDPDATVVLGVNEQVFDAKAHHIVSNASCTTNCLAPVAKVLLENFGVKHGVMTTIHSYTNDQQLLDLPHKDLRRARAAGMSMIPTSTGAAKALHLVIPQLKGKLDGLAIRVPTPNVSLVDLTVETEQDCDVAAVNAAFKKAAEGPMKNVLAYSDAPIVSIDLKDDPHSAIVDAPLTAVIDKRLVKVTAWYDNEWGYSCRVRDLIKYIVAKGA, encoded by the coding sequence ATGACCACACGCATCGGTATCAATGGATTCGGACGCATCGGCCGCAACGTGCTTCGTGCCTCCCTGGGAGACCCCAGCCTGGAATTTGTCGCCATCAATGACCTCACCGATGCGAAAACATTGGCCTATTTGCTCAAGTACGACTCGGTCCATGGCACGCTCGACGCCTCCGTGGAGGCCAAAGACGACCAGCTCATTATTGACGGGAAGGCCATCAAGGTTTTAGCCGTCCGCGATCCCAAGGAACTTCCTTGGAAGGCCCTGGGCGTTGAGATCGTCGTGGAATCGACGGGACATTTTACCGACCGTGAAGGAGCGGGAAAACACCTCTCGGCCGGAGCAAAAACCGTCATCATTTCAGCCCCTGCCAAGGATCCTGACGCCACCGTGGTCCTCGGCGTGAACGAACAAGTGTTCGATGCCAAGGCGCACCACATCGTTTCCAACGCATCCTGTACCACCAACTGTCTGGCTCCGGTGGCCAAAGTCTTGCTGGAAAATTTCGGCGTCAAGCACGGTGTCATGACGACGATTCACTCCTACACGAACGACCAACAGCTGCTCGATCTTCCCCACAAGGACCTCCGCCGTGCGCGGGCGGCCGGCATGTCGATGATTCCGACCAGCACCGGTGCGGCCAAGGCGCTTCACCTGGTCATCCCGCAACTGAAGGGGAAATTGGATGGACTGGCCATCCGGGTTCCCACCCCCAATGTTTCCCTGGTCGACCTCACGGTCGAAACCGAACAGGATTGCGATGTGGCGGCCGTGAACGCCGCGTTCAAGAAAGCCGCCGAAGGTCCGATGAAAAATGTGCTGGCTTATTCGGATGCTCCGATCGTCTCGATCGATCTCAAGGACGATCCACACTCCGCGATTGTCGATGCCCCGTTGACCGCAGTGATCGACAAACGACTCGTCAAGGTCACCGCCTGGTACGACAACGAGTGGGGCTATTCCTGCCGCGTGCGGGACCTGATCAAATACATCGTCGCCAAGGGGGCGTGA
- a CDS encoding endonuclease MutS2 has product MQSETLQSESCRVLEWATLLDSLASYAQSAIGTERCRSLVLETDLTEAQTRQQETSDMLRLRSGVDPFPVLRFPDVAEWLGRVAKGACLEAHELRDIALVLVLVDDVQRYLLRHQADAPAVGALAVQLGPVEEYRGLSRALQAAIDPGGSMRESASPELHRLMQRANDLKQQMRHRLDQILHSRRYEEVLQEHYFAQREGRYVVPIKAEMQGRIPGIVHDVSSSGATVFLEPRELVDLNNSIKVVDLDVEREVRRILRELSAMVAPHQPALAGSVAVLGELDAISAKAGLSQRLQAVPPRLNDQGRILLNRARHPFLVLTKEQVVPNDLVFDESVRVLIISGPNTGGKTVTLKLLGLFALMARCGLHLPCASESEMAIFPSVYADIGDAQDLARDLSSFSAHITQMVQLLKEVSEATAPGTSPPPIHPGRALVLLDEPVTSTDPAEGAALASALLCRLAAAGVKVVATTHYSLLKGLAQETPGFANASVEFNIDTLSPTYRLILGQPGGSAAIEIAGRLGMDESLLKDARARLQGDNQLLETLLNDLQDKQRRMSEDLAAATAARQAAEQAARESQELLAFLQESERDERQGLKKKLSQEFQRARAAVQATLDDLKRDQKLLKAKETKVRLIELEQAVSREVGAAQEPIPVDQLSVGDAVEVVGLGMTGTLLESPQGKKRVRLKVGEGEILANVGSLVGLARPPQPARSEPRKTTTVTSRRTSQPLAPEDIQETLDVRGQAADDALDIVVAGLDRAIFGGSPFVRIIHGHGTGRLRAVLRDYLKASPYVVTFRPGDRAEGGDGVTIVELR; this is encoded by the coding sequence ATGCAATCAGAAACCTTACAGTCCGAATCGTGCCGCGTGCTGGAATGGGCCACGCTGCTGGACTCCCTGGCCTCCTATGCCCAGTCTGCAATCGGGACTGAGCGGTGTCGATCGCTGGTCCTGGAAACCGACCTGACCGAGGCCCAGACGCGCCAGCAGGAAACGTCGGATATGCTTCGATTGAGGTCCGGGGTCGATCCCTTTCCGGTCCTCCGATTTCCCGATGTGGCGGAGTGGCTAGGCCGGGTTGCCAAGGGCGCTTGTCTTGAGGCGCATGAGCTGCGGGACATCGCGCTGGTCTTGGTGTTGGTCGATGACGTGCAACGGTATCTCCTGCGTCATCAGGCCGATGCCCCGGCCGTGGGTGCGCTGGCGGTGCAGCTTGGACCGGTCGAGGAGTATCGCGGGCTGAGCAGGGCATTACAGGCCGCCATCGATCCCGGCGGATCGATGCGTGAATCGGCCAGCCCCGAGCTGCACAGGTTGATGCAGCGCGCCAACGACCTGAAGCAGCAGATGCGGCATCGCCTCGATCAGATTCTGCACTCGCGCCGGTATGAGGAGGTGCTGCAGGAACACTATTTTGCGCAACGGGAAGGGCGCTACGTGGTCCCGATCAAGGCCGAGATGCAGGGACGGATTCCCGGCATTGTGCATGACGTCTCGTCGAGCGGAGCGACGGTATTTCTGGAGCCTCGCGAGTTGGTGGATCTCAACAACTCCATCAAAGTCGTAGATCTGGATGTGGAACGTGAGGTGCGGAGAATTCTGCGGGAACTGTCGGCGATGGTGGCGCCTCATCAGCCGGCGCTCGCTGGCAGTGTGGCGGTGCTCGGCGAGCTCGATGCCATTTCAGCGAAGGCGGGGCTGAGCCAGCGGCTGCAGGCCGTTCCGCCGCGTCTCAATGATCAGGGGCGCATCCTACTCAACCGCGCACGGCATCCGTTCCTGGTCCTGACCAAAGAGCAGGTCGTGCCGAATGACCTGGTGTTCGATGAATCTGTGCGAGTCCTCATCATTTCCGGACCCAATACCGGCGGGAAAACCGTGACCCTGAAGCTGCTGGGATTGTTCGCATTGATGGCGCGCTGCGGTCTGCATCTTCCCTGTGCGTCCGAGTCGGAGATGGCGATTTTCCCTTCGGTCTATGCGGACATCGGCGATGCACAGGATCTGGCGCGGGATCTGTCCAGCTTTTCTGCCCATATCACGCAGATGGTGCAATTGCTGAAGGAAGTCTCCGAAGCGACCGCCCCCGGCACTTCGCCCCCGCCGATACATCCAGGACGGGCATTGGTACTGCTCGACGAGCCGGTCACGTCGACCGATCCGGCTGAAGGCGCGGCATTGGCGAGCGCGCTGCTGTGCCGGCTGGCGGCAGCGGGCGTGAAGGTGGTGGCTACCACACACTACAGCTTGTTGAAAGGGTTGGCGCAAGAGACGCCGGGTTTCGCCAATGCGAGTGTGGAGTTCAACATCGACACACTCTCCCCCACCTATCGGCTGATCCTTGGGCAGCCGGGAGGGTCGGCGGCCATCGAAATTGCCGGACGTCTCGGGATGGATGAGTCGTTATTGAAGGATGCCCGTGCCCGGCTGCAGGGCGATAATCAGCTCCTGGAGACCTTGCTGAATGATTTGCAGGACAAACAGCGGCGTATGAGCGAGGACCTCGCTGCCGCAACGGCAGCCAGGCAGGCTGCCGAGCAGGCGGCGCGCGAGTCTCAGGAACTGCTGGCCTTCCTGCAGGAGTCGGAGCGGGACGAGCGACAGGGATTGAAGAAAAAGCTGTCCCAGGAGTTTCAACGCGCCCGGGCTGCGGTCCAAGCCACGCTCGACGACCTGAAGCGCGACCAAAAGTTGCTCAAGGCCAAGGAAACCAAAGTCCGGCTCATCGAACTGGAGCAAGCTGTCAGCCGTGAAGTGGGAGCGGCGCAGGAGCCGATTCCCGTGGATCAGCTGTCGGTGGGAGATGCGGTGGAGGTGGTCGGGTTGGGCATGACGGGAACCTTGCTCGAAAGCCCGCAGGGAAAAAAACGTGTGCGCCTGAAAGTCGGGGAAGGCGAAATTTTAGCGAACGTGGGAAGTCTGGTCGGCCTCGCACGACCCCCTCAGCCCGCTCGAAGCGAGCCTCGTAAGACGACGACGGTGACGTCCAGGCGAACCAGTCAGCCCCTGGCCCCCGAGGATATTCAGGAGACGTTGGATGTGCGAGGCCAGGCCGCGGACGACGCACTGGATATCGTGGTGGCCGGGCTCGATCGGGCCATCTTCGGCGGGAGTCCGTTTGTGCGCATCATTCATGGACACGGGACCGGCCGACTGAGGGCTGTACTACGTGACTATCTGAAGGCGTCTCCCTACGTCGTGACCTTTCGCCCCGGTGATCGCGCAGAGGGAGGCGATGGTGTCACGATTGTCGAGTTGCGATGA